Proteins encoded together in one Vicia villosa cultivar HV-30 ecotype Madison, WI unplaced genomic scaffold, Vvil1.0 ctg.000772F_1_1_1, whole genome shotgun sequence window:
- the LOC131631084 gene encoding zingipain-2-like: MKFLIIVCIMILWACAMSRTLYESSVAEKHQQWMIKHGRTYTDSVEMEKRLQIFKENLEYIEKFNNAGNKSYKLGLNPYSDLTSEEFIASHTGIKIPNQLSSSKLGSNAILFDVNDNVPTNLDWREQGAVTDVKNQGNCGCCWAFSAVAAVEGITKIKAGNLISLSEQQLLDCDQQSHGCGGGYMDSAFQSIIQTNGIASEADYPYQEVQQTCQKNDQMTTAAQITSFVDANDEQQLLQAIAQQPISVGIKVGSEFQSYKEGIYSGTCGTSFNHAVTAVGYGVTEDGTKYWLIKNQWGKDWGEGGYMRVLRENGDPEGQCGIAAHASYPTI; this comes from the exons ATGAAGTTTCTTATTATTGTTTGTATCATGATCTTGTGGGCATGTGCTATGTCTCGCACACTCTATGAATCATCTGTTGCCGAAAAACATCAGCAATGGATGATCAAACACGGACGCACATACACAGATAGTGTTGAAATGGAGAAACGCTTACAAATATTCAAAGAGAATTTGGAATACATAGAAAAATTTAACAATGCTGGTAACAAGAGTTACAAGCTTGGCCTAAATCCATATTCTGATTTGACTAGTGAAGAGTTTATTGCTTCACATACCGGAATTAAGATTCCAAACCAACTTTCTTCCTCCAAGTTGGGGTCAAATGCAATACTGTTCGATGTTAATGATAATGTTCCAACCAACTTAGACTGGAGAGAACAGGGAGCTGTCACTGATGTTAAGAACCAAGGCAATTGTG GATGTTGCTGGGCATTTTCAGCTGTGGCAGCTGTAGAAGGTATTACGAAAATCAAAGCTGGTAACTTGATCTCATTGTCGGAGCAACAATTGCTTGACTGTGATCAACAGAGCCATGGGTGTGGTGGAGGTTATATGGATAGTGCCTTCCAATCTATAATACAAACCAATGGTATCGCTAGTGAAGCAGATTATCCATACCAAGAAGTTCAACAAACATGCCAAAAAAATGATCAGATGACAACCGCAGCCCAAATAACTAGTTTTGTAGATGCTAATGATGAACAACAACTACTACAAGCTATAGCACAACAACCAATATCAGTTGGAATCAAAGTTGGTAGTGAATTTCAGTCATACAAGGAAGGCATATATTCCGGAACATGTGGAacatccttcaaccatgcagttacAGCAGTTGGTTATGGAGTAACGGAAGATGGAACAAAGTATTGGTTGATTAAGAATCAATGGGGTAAAGATTGGGGTGAAGGAGGGTACATGAGGGTGTTGAGGGAAAATGGTGACCCTGAAGGTCAATGTGGCATTGCTGCACATGCTTCTTATCCTACTATATAG